Proteins co-encoded in one Myotis daubentonii chromosome 8, mMyoDau2.1, whole genome shotgun sequence genomic window:
- the TOMM34 gene encoding mitochondrial import receptor subunit TOM34 isoform X3 — protein sequence MKPLLRRASAYEALEKYPLAYVDYKTVLQIDDSVLSALEGVNRMTRALMDSLGPEWRLKLPSIPLVPVSAQKRWDSEYHKETPKGKSKDTTTAKSRVPSGDVERARVLKEEGNELVKKGNHKKAIEKYSESLSYSNLESTTYSNRALCHLALKQYKEAVKDCTEALKLDGKNVKAFYRRAQAYKALKVRSPPQPSSGHLCLRWTFPIVVKDYKSSFADINSLLKIEPKNVPAQKLQQEVNQKLN from the exons ATGAAGCCCTTGCTGCGGCGAGCGTCGGCCTATGAGGCTCTGGAGAAGTATCCCCTGGCCTACGTGGACTACAAGACTGTGCTGCAAATTGATGACAGCGTGCTGTCAGCCTTGGAAGGCGTCAACAG AATGACCAGAGCTCTCATGGACTCACTTGGGCCGGAGTGGCGCCTGAAACTGCCCTCTATCCCCTTGGTGCCTGTTTCAGCTCAGAAGAGGTGGGATTCAGAATATCACAAAGAGACGCCTAAAGGCAAATCCAAAGATACCACAACTGCCAAGAGCAGAG TGCCTTCTGGGGATGTGGAGAGAGCCAGAGTTCTGAAGGAAGAAGGCAATGAGCTTGtaaagaagggaaaccataaGAAAGCTATTGAGAAGTACAGTGAAAGCCTCTCGTATAGTAACCTGGAGTCCACCACGTACAGCAACAG AGCGCTCTGCCATTTGGCCCTGAAGCAGTACAAGGAAGCGGTGAAGGACTGCACGGAAGCCCTCAAGCTGGATGGGAAGAACGTGAAGGCATTTTACAGGCGGGCCCAAGCCTATAAGGCGCTCAAGGTAAGAAGTCCTCCTCAGCCAAGCTCCGGGCATCTGTGCCTGCGGTGGACCTTCCCGATTGTGGTCAAG GACTATAAATCCAGCTTTGCAGACATCAACAGTCTCCTGAAAATTGAGCCTAAGAATGTCCCTGCACAGAAGTTGCAGCAAGAAGTTAACCAGAAGTTAAACTAA